From a single Rutidosis leptorrhynchoides isolate AG116_Rl617_1_P2 chromosome 5, CSIRO_AGI_Rlap_v1, whole genome shotgun sequence genomic region:
- the LOC139849613 gene encoding benzyl alcohol O-benzoyltransferase-like: MAQINNIKPLTFTVRRRTPELIVPAKPTPQELKPLSDLDESQVSRVQVSSIYFYRGDQKMRNKNPASVIREALSKLLVFYYPFAGRLKEGPKGKLMVDCSGQGVMFIEAEADVTLDQFGYPLLPPFPCLDELLYDVPGSSSILDSPLLLMQVTRLLNGDFVFAQRLNHTMGDAKGITQFNLALGEIARGASTPSILPVWQRDFLCTRDPPRITCTHHAFDEVVGAGENFIPQKDMAYRTFFFGPNEMSNIRKLVPSHLKNCSTFDVLTAYLWHCRTIALQPDPKDNMRIIFPVDARSKLKSFIPVGYYGNVVGIAAATSTAEELTNKPLSHALELVMKAKFDVTEEYMRSQTDFMVIKDRPQFTIVGGFIVTDLTRAEMNIVDLGWGKPAYGGPVAGAMYFTSGYLPFVNNKGESGTAVAICLPIAAMEKFVEEMNSILAQDNNNQDYNLPVLSIL; encoded by the exons ATGGCCCAAATCAACAACATTAAGCCTTTAACTTTTACTGTCCGAAGGAGAACACCGGAGCTGATTGTCCCTGCTAAACCCACACCACAAGAACTAAAGCCTCTATCCGACCTTGATGAATCACAAGTCTCACGAGTCCAGGTCTCATCAATTTATTTTTATCGCGGTGATCAAAAGATGAGAAATAAGAATCCGGCAAGTGTCATAAGGGAGGCTCTAAGTAAACTACTAGTATTTTATTATCCGTTTGCTGGCCGTCTAAAGGAAGGTCCAAAAGGGAAGCTGATGGTTGATTGCTCTGGCCAAGGCGTGATGTTTATCGAGGCGGAAGCAGATGTTACGCTAGACCAATTTGGGTATCCGCTTCTTCCTCCGTTTCCTTGTTTGGACGAGCTTCTTTACGACGTTCCTGGATCTTCGAGTATCCTTGACTCCCCATTACTGCTCATGCAG GTGACACGACTCTTAAATGGGGACTTTGTGTTTGCTCAACGTCTCAATCACACCATGGGTGATGCAAAAGGGATCACCCAATTCAACTTAGCATTAGGTGAAATAGCACGGGGTGCATCCACACCATCGATATTGCCTGTATGGCAAAGAGATTTTCTTTGCACCAGAGATCCACCACGCATCACATGTACACATCATGCTTTTGATGAAGTTGTTGGCGCGGGAGAAAATTTCATCCCACAAAAAGACATGGCATATAGAACATTTTTCTTTGGACCAAATGAGATGTCAAATATTCGTAAGCTTGTTCCATCACACCTTAAAAATTGTTCCACCTTTGATGTGCTAACTGCCTACCTATGGCATTGTCGTACCATTGCTCTCCAACCAGATCCAAAAGATAATATGCGTATCATATTCCCCGTTGATGCACGTTCAAAGCTTAAATCATTTATCCCGGTGGGATATTATGGTAATGTTGTTGGTATAGCAGCAGCCACCTCAACAGCTGAAGAGCTAACCAACAAACCATTAAGTCACGCGCTAGAACTTGTTATGAAGGCCAAATTCGATGTCACTGAAGAGTACATGAGATCTCAAACCGACTTTATGGTAATCAAGGACCGACCTCAATTCACAATTGTAGGAGGCTTCATTGTCACAGACTTAACACGTGCTGAAATGAATATAGTTGACTTAGGGTGGGGAAAGCCAGCATATGGAGGGCCTGTTGCAGGGGCCATGTATTTTACTAGTGGCTATTTGCCGTTCGTAAACAATAAGGGTGAATCTGGTACTGCGGTTGCTATATGTTTGCCGATTGCGGCCATGGAGAAATTTGTGGAAGAGATGAATAGCATTTTGGCGCAAGACAACAACAATCAAGATTATAACTTACCGGTTCTTTCCATACTATAA